GAGAGGACGTGGAGCATGGCCGGGTTCTCGAAGCGGTCGCGGCCGAGGGTCGGGATGCCGTCGCTCAGCCCCTCGTGCACGGTGACGGGGACGCCGAGCGCCGCCGCGCGCTCCCAGAAGCGCTCGTAGGCCGGATGATGGATGGGCCGTCCGGCGTACGGGTTCGGACGCACGAACGCGCCCCGGAAGCCGAGCTTCTCGGTCGCCCGCTCGAGCTCGCGGAGCGAGGCGTCGACGTCGGCGAGCGGCAGCATCGCGACCCCGAACAGGCGCGACGGCGCGACCCGGCAGTAGTCCGCGAGCCAGTCGTTGTAGGCGCGGCAGAGGGCGGCCATCAGCGCCGGGTCGCTCGTCTCGGGTACGTAGAAGGCGACCGAGGGGAAGAGGACCGAGACGTCAATGCCCTCGCTGTCCATGTCGCGGAGGCGCGCCTGCGGGTCCCAGCCGCCGGCCCGGAAGTTGGCCGCCGCGACGTCGTAGTCGGGGCCGAGGGTGAGCAGCATCGCGTGGCGCATGACGAGCCGGCCGTCGAGCAGCATGCAGGGGCGGCCGCGCTCG
This portion of the Deltaproteobacteria bacterium genome encodes:
- a CDS encoding amidohydrolase, translating into MNQIAVVDADGHVTEPMSLWTDYVEPAYRERAPRPVLDERGRPCMLLDGRLVMRHAMLLTLGPDYDVAAANFRAGGWDPQARLRDMDSEGIDVSVLFPSVAFYVPETSDPALMAALCRAYNDWLADYCRVAPSRLFGVAMLPLADVDASLRELERATEKLGFRGAFVRPNPYAGRPIHHPAYERFWERAAALGVPVTVHEGLSDGIPTLGRDRFENPAMLHVLSHPFEQMAACAGLILTGVLERHPTLRVAFLESGSAWLPYWLDRMDGHLETWGKLLPAVRMKPSEYFRRQCVISTDPEDGVVEAVVRLVGDDCVVWASDYPHPDALFPGAVRESVKKMAGIPEASRHKIFATNALRLYNLA